The DNA segment TGTGATGTTTGTTGAAAGTCGTGAGATAACTGTATATGAAAAGTTTTGGGATTTGATGCCCTGATGAATATATCAACCATGGAAAACTATCTAGTATGGAATTCATTGCTGATTGACTGAATGATGGAGCCATTATCAGCTATATACCAAATCTTGGGCATCACTGTTTGGCAGCAATAAATCTTCTCATCCCTATAGTGACAACTGAAGTTACTTTGTTTCTTTGCTATTGATCGCATTTCTTCTGTCTAAGAAGTGATCTATGGAAAAGGTTTTATATTTCCAGGTATATAACTATGTCAGTTGGAGCACATCTAAATATATCAGTAGCAATACTCTCACATATATATAACCTACCTTTATATTATCAGTGGTAATATTCTCTACCTTTATCAGTGGCAATATTCTCACATGTACATTTATCAGTGGCAATACTTCTCACATAAACATAATCAGTGGCAAtactcaatggcatatgaaattagGAAGTGACCTGAGCCCACTTTTGTCTGAGCTACTGTGCCCAAATAACTATTTGACGTTAGTTTTTATTCTCATGTGGGCCTTCACTTGAAACTTCTTCCTATATTTAAATTTCCATATTCTCATATTGAAGTTCCATGGAGATTCTGTTTCTAATATGACTTTAGATCATCAGCAAATGCTttatgatgtcctatatgagtaattTGGTGTTAGTGTCGGTGGACAAAATGCTGTCATGCATCTTGATAATCTTTTGAAGTTTCATAGTGCTGAAACCTTAAATATCAGTAATACTAAGTAATTCAGATGAGGATATCTAGTTTCAAAATGTTCCTTACAGTAATTTTCTTTGATATAATTCACCGCATGATGATTTTTCACATTTAAGTggttaatattattatttgattctcTCAACAAAAATATTTACTGAAAAATTGTCATGACTATACCATTTATTTTTTGCAGCTTCCGCGTTTATACAACGTGTACAAGGAAATGGGCATAGTTACATCTTTCCAGAACATGCTTGACAATATCTTCCTTCCCCTTTTTGAGGTTACAGTAAATCCAGATTCACACCCTCAGTTACATGTTTTCCTGAAACAGGTAACTGCTAATCCTATTTGTTTGTTTGTAGCCTTTAATCTTCGTCTGCATTTTATGAATCCACCTGTTTGGTTTGTGTTTCCATATTAATATTCTGTGACTAATgcttgtaattttcttttttaatgtaaaaaCAAAGTCAAGTAGGTGGATTGTTGTAAATTATATGTTCAGCTGGATGGCTTTCTTTTGCAAGGATCTGATAGAGTACTTATGAATCCACCTGTTTGGTTTGTGTTTCCATATTAATATTCTGTGACTAATgcttgtaattttcttttttaatgtaaaaaCAAAGTCAAGTAGGTGGATTGTTGTAAATTATATGTTCTCAGCCGGATGGCTTTCTTTTGCAAGGATCTGATAGAGAGTATACTATGGTATATTTAGAAACAATCATCCCACGAAGTGCCAAAATTTTAACTAAACAAATTTTCTGATGTCTGAAGTAAATGCAAGCACTTCATGGGATGCTCTATGTTAGTGATGGTGAGTGGCGACTTTCAATTATTTATGTTTATTAAAATGTTTACTGCTGCTTGACGTGAATTTCCATTTGCCAATTCGACTTGATGAGAGGCATATTGTTATATCTGTAAATTTATTTCATTAGGGGCTTTGTATACGTAAGTGACTTATTTTCCTAGCAATCAATAATAGTTTGGTCATTTTCATAGAGCTGACACATGTTGTCCTATAAATTTTTTACCACAGCCTGATTTTGTCTTACAAAGTTCCTACTGAACTCAATTGCTGATTAGATCCATATACATTGTTTTTTCATTTTTAATCTATCTTCTGAAGTTATCTTTGTTCTTTTGTATCCTTAAACTATTAGCCTATCTAATTATTAATTTCTGGATAGTTTCTAGACCAGTATATGATTTTCTGTGATTGTGACTGTGTCAGGTTGTGGGGTTGGATTTGGTGGatgatgaaagcaaaccagaaagACGTCCAACAAAGCACATGCCAACACCAGAACAATGGACCAATGTTTTCAATCCTGCATTTTCATACTATGTATATTACTGTTATGCCAACCTGTACACACTGAATAAGGTGCTAGTTCTCAATCCTTCAAAGGGAAAAATCAATCTAATGGGATGTTTTTGTGCCATCTATCTCCATATATGTCACTAGACCTGTATCTGATTATGCTTTAGATATTGATCATATTTTAGTTTTATGGATATCTTTGACGATGTTGAGTATGTTCTAAATGCTATTGACATGTGCCAGCTCCGTGAGTCGAAGGGCATGACAACCATCAAGTTTCGACCCCATTCAGGAGAGGTAATAGTTGTTAAGAATTAAGATAATTTTCATTTCCAATTAGCCATATAGAGCAATTTACAGTGGCATGAGTTTTCCACAGGCTGGTGACATTGACCACCTTGCTACAACTTTTCTTTGCGCTAATAATATTGCTCATGGGATCAACCTAAGAAAGTCCCCTGTTCTTCAGTACTTGTATTATCTTGCTCAGGTAACAAAGGTTGTGTTCTTTTTTGGTTCTCAGACTTGTTTTGTGGATCACATATGGCCAATGATATCTTATATCATATAGGAGAGAACTTGTGATGCTATGTCTTCATTTCCCTGCATTTAACAAACTAATATTGTGCTTTAACTTTTATCTCATCAGATTGGTTTGGCGATGtctcctttgagcaacaactcctTATTCCTTGATTATCATCGGAATCCACTACCAATATTCTTCCTGCGAGGTTTAAATGTTTCTCTTTCAACGGATGATCCTTTGCAAATTcacttaacaaaagaacctttggTGGAGGAGTACAGCATTGCAGCCTCAGTAATCTTTCTTACCTTCATCTCACCCTTTTGCACTCCTCGTCTccttgaattccttcttgatggtttatttattcttttcacaggtttggaAGCTAAGTTCATGTGATTTATGTGAAATTGCTAGAAATTCAGTTTTACAATCTGGCTTTTCACATGCTCTAAAGGTATGAGCATGTTTTTAATACTTTGGTTCCAGCATCATGCTTGATATCCAAGTGTCATGCCAAATAGATGCTTTAAAACTGATAATATACTATGGCAGATGTTGATATCTATGCTATTGTTACACTATAACTGAGATGGCAATGAAACTGGATTTTATGATGTTGTAGCATTTGCCAATATGTATTGGTGATaaacaatatattctttattatGCCTTGAATTAAATAAACTGTATACTATTTATAATGACTTCAAGATGTCTTATACAATGTCATATTGCTTGAATAAGTTTTCTGTTCAAGAAAGGAAAATCCAAATGTGTTGTCTTCATTAAAAATAGTGCACGTGCTTGTTATACACGGTTATTATCAAGTCATGGGTTTCATGTCAGAAAATTTCACTTGAGATTTGACAATGTCAACCTATTTCCTCCAGTCACATTGGATTGGGAAAAGTTACTATAAGAGAGGCCCTGAAGGAAATGAGATCCACAAAACAAATGTGCCTCATATCCGAGTTGAATTCCGCAACATGGTAATCATCTCCAACTTGGTATTTTATGTTGACTATTTCTCATCCTTGGTTTTTCTTACATGTGTACATTGTCCAATGAAATTGCAGATATGGAAAGAAGAGATGCAACTAGTGTATTTAGGAAAGGCTATCATACCTGACGAAATTGATAAATGAATCCTTCTTCTGGTTGTCAGCTTGATACCTGGTAAGCTCATTATGCTTGCAGAAATATTTCTCCACTTACCTTTTTTTTGGCTGTTGGTAGATCTACCATGGTCAGCTTAGTGTGAGAATTAATGGTTTATGGACTTACCTTGTAATAACTTGCAAAAACACACGTACCCAGCTGCTCTTGCATTTATCTGTAAGTTATTTTTGACAGAATTAGCTGTTCCTTGCTATTAATTTGTGGCGAAAAAATATAAGTCTTTGTTTTCTCGTTATTACTGGGGATACACTCATCTTATTTTGTTTTCTgaacccgccccccccccccccccccccaaaaaaggtGCTACATTGCATATTGAACCTAAATTGCTATTCCTGTTGCAACATGATCCAAAAATAAATACTTATCCTGTAAGCTATTGACCTTGTgtcaaaaatttatttttaccAAATCTTGATAAGCAGATTAAAGATGAGCTTGTTGGGGGCACTGGTGTCCGGCCAAAGCCATGAAGTATGAGCTCAGTCAGAACTATCTATCATCAGAAAAGAAACATGGAGTACGAAGAGCAGATCTGATGCATGATGTCAAATCCAGCCATCGGTTTTCCGAAGAGCACATGACATGAGGTTTTGTTCTATTTCCTTGATGGTCGCAATAATGTAATGTTTCCTCCTGATAAATTGTTTTTTCCTCTGAAGTCCACAATTAGCTGAACATGTATAGGTGTAATTCATTTATTTGTTACTAGCTATTTTATGGCTGCAATTTTGTTTCCTGTCTGCCTTGTGGCCTCTGAATCTCCTGACTGTTACAATAACGTCGTCTTCTCATGGGAAACTGTTTGAAATAATGAAGCATTTGTCTGTCAGCTGAAGATTCGGCAGTGAGACTTTAACTTGTTTGTTCCTTTCGGAGGCTACTGAATCTAAAATTTTCATGTTTCTGTGTACGTTGCGTGGTGCATTTTTTTTGGTCTTATAGGCTCTGCACAAATGCATATAAATCATAGTTAAATAAGGGTTTAAGTGTTATAGAAGGATAAAGCTATAAAACAAGTCTGTATCAGCAAAAAGCATACAACATTAAAGCTAAGACCAAAGTAAGAGAATGAGTATTGTTACCCTTTGGTGGTGTTGGAGGCTCAAATGTGCTACTTGTAATTATCGCTAACATTTGCAGGTCAGTATAAAGATTCTTGATCTCAGCTGCCATCTCGGCATGCTTCTTTAGGAGCCCCTCCCTCCCTTCAAGTTTTAACTTCAGAGCCTGCAGGAAATCATATCGGCGTTGAAGTGATCGTTCATGTCATATACCGTATACATTCTAAATTACGCACATTCAGAGTCGCCCACTCTATCAACATCTTTGGCTCAAGGCATCAGAATCAACTCCATCTTTGCTAGGTTTCGCTGGCGCCGCGAGCACAAAGTCAATTATTGATCGCACTTCCAGGATTCTCAACCCGACAAAGCATGAATTCCCTTGTTCCCAACCCTTCCCTTTCTTTCACAGCTGCGAGTTCCAAGAGAAATCTACAAGAAGCCAACGCTCCTGGAAGGATCTAAATCCAGGAAAGCAGATCTTCATAAGAGACTGACAGGCAGGTAGATCCGGTACCAGGATGCTCATGTAGACATCGGGATCGGAGGGGAGAGGCGATCGTACGAAGGGCAAGAGGCGCCGGTGCCGGTGGTGTCAGCTGCGGAGCAGGGATCGAGGGAGTAGATGGCCGGCGAGACGATCCCGCGTCCGCTTCGCCGTCTCCCCGAAAGCTCATCATCGCCCGTCACCCCCAAATCGATGAGGGCTTTAATGGCCAGGttcatactctctctctctctctctcggccaaTTTAATGCGATTCGATCGAATAGTATTCGTAACCATCAAAACAGGAGTAGGCGGTTAATATCCGTTATATCGTCGTGCTTGACCTAAATGAATTTACAAATATATCcatttgtattatatatatatatatatatataaataagcgTATATacgaaaataattattatatattgcCTCTAAAATATCATCGATATTCATGATCCATCCTCGTATTATCATGATGAGAAAAGATTGTATTAAAAAGTGTGCTGGCAGCCCCTCATGATTGGCGATCATGATTGATCCTTGTTTGTAAATCAAATCCTAATTTAGCATAGAACACACGGTaccatcttaatttttttattgatctCACTTCATCTGATAGTTTAACACTTGATCACATTAAAGTGCTGCCATCAGCTTGCAAACAGATTCATGAACATGACTATATTTTGGTTGTAATTATTTATTGCAGTAAACGATTGACAGGCTGAGCAGTTCAGCTTTCATTGTTGATCTTGAATCGCCCCAGCCCTACTTTGGCCCCGGAGAGCTTGATGTCTTCTTGCACTTGCTCCTTGAACTCCCTGTAAGTGAACTCCCTGTACCTCGAGCTGGTGATCACGCCATCCTCCATCGGGAAGCCGAAGTAGCAGAGTGAGATTCTCTCCTTGCTCCTGTTCACCGTCACCCTGTGCTCCACACTCTTGTACTCGTCATCGCTGATCGCCTAGGAAGACACAAGCATGGGGGACGTCAAGCCGGCGTCTGCTATTCGACTGACTCGGAGAAATAGATACTCGCCTGCATTATGTCCCCCAAGTTCACGATAAGCGTGTCGGCGATCGGCTCCACGCAGAACCAGCCGCCGCCGCGCAGGACCTGCAGGCCGCCGACGTCGTCCTGGTTGACGACGGACAACACCGAGCTGTCCGTGTGGGCCTCCATGGCGAAGTAGTCGTCGGCTCTGGCGCACTTGGGGTACCGGTAGATCCGAAACGTGCCGTCGTGTTCATTCAGGTAGGAAGCTGACACCCAGGCGTCGAGCTTGAGATCGGCTGCCAAGGCTTCGAACAGTGTTCTTGCGATGCGAGCCATGTGTTGCTTGTACTCATCCACCAAAGACCTAAACAAACCCTCTCGTTAGAAAGATGATAGGGTCGATACAGAATTCATTGACTAGCCATGTGATTGCTGCGGTCCCCTAACTCTGAAGGTAAGTAAAAGCATTAGCTTTCTCGAATGATTCCGCCGGAGAAGACGAAGAACACATGCAAAACCAAAGGGAGAGGGGCATGCTGGCGTTCGAAGGGCATATATGCGATTATTCCGATCTCCAGAGGTAATAAGACATGCTTGCAGTGGGGTCATCAGAAGCGTTCGTACCAGAAGGTCTCGAGGCCGTCGAATTCGGCGGCGGAACTGCTGGAGCTTAGGCGGCCGAGAGGGATATGGAGGCCCTCGAGCCAGTTGAGGTCCTTGACGTGGAGCGTGAGCGCCGGCGTGCCCCAGAAGTAGGCGAGGCCGGGGGAGGAGAACCGCGCCCTCTTGGCGTCGAAAGGGAGGGAGAGGAGGTCCCTGGCTTGGGCCTGTAGCGCGGCCGACAGCGGCGGCGGGATGCCGTGGTGGACCAGCCGGAACAGCCCCCAGTCACGGCACGCGCCGCGCAGCCCGACCGGATCCAGGCGATGCAGGTCCAACACGGGGACGTCGATCACCGCGGCGCTGGTGCATAGCGAAGCGGGGAGACGGCCGGCGCCTCTGGACTGGAGGAAGACGGGTGGGTACGAGAGGTCGGCCGCCGCCGCTTGATCGTCTTCTACATCTGCTTCTTCCTTGGTGGATTCCATGGTAGTGAGGATTGGTCGGAGGAGGCGGCGATGCAGGAGGGGTAAGTGTGGTGATTGCATGGGAGGCATCTATTCTATGCTATTGGTCGGGGCGATGAGGACAATTTGGCAACGCTTGTCACGTTGTAGGGCTGGCATGAGCTGTGACATGAGGAGATGCGCTCCCTGTGTTCTTTACTCACATACCAGACACATCTCGTGTCACCTCCCCCATGCCAAAGGCATATTTTACCTATCTAAATTTCATCATCTCCTATCGGATGACAACATCGGACTCGGTCTCTTCTTCTCGACGGCTTAAGAGAGCGGAAGAAGAGTGGCGCAACGGTGGCCCCTTTGTCTCATATCTCCATGGAAGAGCTCTGTTGTATCGAACGACGATGCTGCGTGCATCAAATCACGTCAATGTTTGTAGGATGGGACGAATGGGTGGCCGCTCCAACACAGTCGCCGTCAACTCTAATATATGTTAGACACTAAGACTTTGCTCTAACGTGacacatttttatttcttttattatgatTTGATATTTTGTTTTGATGATTAATTGTTAATATGAGTAGTACTTGTCATCCTATTGGATGTCACCGTATGATTTGATCAAAAGCTTTCATCGTTGGTAGTCATTTTAGCACGTTATAATCTCGAGTGACACGGAACAACAAAAATGACTTGTTTTTAAGTCATTT comes from the Musa acuminata AAA Group cultivar baxijiao chromosome BXJ1-10, Cavendish_Baxijiao_AAA, whole genome shotgun sequence genome and includes:
- the LOC135595590 gene encoding gibberellin 2-beta-dioxygenase 8-like codes for the protein MPPMQSPHLPLLHRRLLRPILTTMESTKEEADVEDDQAAAADLSYPPVFLQSRGAGRLPASLCTSAAVIDVPVLDLHRLDPVGLRGACRDWGLFRLVHHGIPPPLSAALQAQARDLLSLPFDAKRARFSSPGLAYFWGTPALTLHVKDLNWLEGLHIPLGRLSSSSSAAEFDGLETFWSLVDEYKQHMARIARTLFEALAADLKLDAWVSASYLNEHDGTFRIYRYPKCARADDYFAMEAHTDSSVLSVVNQDDVGGLQVLRGGGWFCVEPIADTLIVNLGDIMQAISDDEYKSVEHRVTVNRSKERISLCYFGFPMEDGVITSSRYREFTYREFKEQVQEDIKLSGAKVGLGRFKINNES